A part of Gossypium hirsutum isolate 1008001.06 chromosome A07, Gossypium_hirsutum_v2.1, whole genome shotgun sequence genomic DNA contains:
- the LOC107953271 gene encoding uncharacterized protein isoform X4 encodes MNMKPAMIAPIAVAFTVGLLGWTYRALKPPPPKICGSPDGPPVTSPRIKLSDGRHLAYREAGVPREEAKYKIVVIHGFGSSKDLNLPASEELVEELRIYFLFFDRSGYGDSDPNPSRSVKSEAYDVQELADKLQIGSKFYVIGISMGAYPVYSCLKYIPHRLAGASLVVPFVNYWWPCLPANLSNDAFSRLLAQDQWSFRVAHYTPLLFYWWMSQKWFPSLSILAGNMAIFSQSDLEILKKWSEAPSVGQEKIQQQGVYESLHRDIMVSYGKWEFDPMDLINPFPNNEGSVHIWQGYEDRIIPFQVNRYLSEKLPWIHYHEVPDAGHLLIFESKNCEAVLRELVQR; translated from the exons ATGAATATGAAACCGG CAATGATTGCCCCTATAGCGGTAGCTTTCACAGTGGGCCTCCTGGGATGGACTTATCGAGCATTAAAGCCGCCCCCTCCAAAGATATGTGGCTCACCCGATGGGCCTCCTGTCACTTCTCCCAGAATTAAGCTCAGTGATGGGAGGCATTTGGCTTACAGGGAAGCTGGAGTTCCCAGGGAAGAGGCTAAGTACAAAATAGTTGTCATTCATGGCTTTGGCAGCTCCAAAGATCTGAATTTACCTGCATCTGAA GAACTTGTAGAGGAACTCAGGATCTATTTCCTTTTCTTCGATAGATCAGGTTATGGAGACAGTGATCCAAATCCATCACGCTCAGTGAAGAGTGAAGCATATGATGTTCAAGAACTAGCTGACAAGTTGCAGATTGGTTCTAAGTTTTATGTGATTGGGATCTCAATGGGAGCATACCCTGTTTACAGTTGCTTAAAATACATACCTCATAG ATTGGCAGGAGCTTCTCTTGTAGTTCCCTTTGTTAACTACTGGTGGCCTTGTCTTCCTGCAAATTTATCAAATGATGCATTCAGTAGGTTGCTTGCACAAGACCAATGGTCATTCCGAGTTGCGCATTACACCCCTTTGTTGTTCTACTGGTGGATGTCCCAGAAATGGTTCCCTTCACTAAGCATTCTGGCTGGAAATATGGCGATTTTCAGCCAAAGTGATTTGGAGATCTTGAAGAAGTGGTCCGAAGCTCCAAGTGTCGGTCAG GAGAAGATTCAGCAGCAAGGTGTTTACGAGTCGCTGCATCGAGATATAATGGTCAGTTATGGAAAATGGGAATTTGATCCCATGGATCTAATTAATCCTTTTCCAAATAATGAGGGTTCGGTCCATATTTGGCAAGGTTATGAAGACAGAATCATTCCATTTCAAGTAAATCGTTATCTCTCCGAAAAGCTTCCATGGATTCATTATCATGAAGTTCCTGATGCTGGGCACCTTCTGATTTTTGAGAGCAAAAACTGCGAAGCGGTTTTACGGGAACTTGTGCAGAGGTAA
- the LOC107953271 gene encoding uncharacterized protein isoform X2, which produces MVFSPFAAMIAPIAVAFTVGLLGWTYRALKPPPPKICGSPDGPPVTSPRIKLSDGRHLAYREAGVPREEAKYKIVVIHGFGSSKDLNLPASEELVEELRIYFLFFDRSGYGDSDPNPSRSVKSEAYDVQELADKLQIGSKFYVIGISMGAYPVYSCLKYIPHRLAGASLVVPFVNYWWPCLPANLSNDAFSRLLAQDQWSFRVAHYTPLLFYWWMSQKWFPSLSILAGNMAIFSQSDLEILKKWSEAPSVGQEKIQQQGVYESLHRDIMVSYGKWEFDPMDLINPFPNNEGSVHIWQGYEDRIIPFQVNRYLSEKLPWIHYHEVPDAGHLLIFESKNCEAVLRELVQRRNLVLNRNQKWLYSRPRWFD; this is translated from the exons ATGGTGTTTTCTCCCTTTGCAGCAATGATTGCCCCTATAGCGGTAGCTTTCACAGTGGGCCTCCTGGGATGGACTTATCGAGCATTAAAGCCGCCCCCTCCAAAGATATGTGGCTCACCCGATGGGCCTCCTGTCACTTCTCCCAGAATTAAGCTCAGTGATGGGAGGCATTTGGCTTACAGGGAAGCTGGAGTTCCCAGGGAAGAGGCTAAGTACAAAATAGTTGTCATTCATGGCTTTGGCAGCTCCAAAGATCTGAATTTACCTGCATCTGAA GAACTTGTAGAGGAACTCAGGATCTATTTCCTTTTCTTCGATAGATCAGGTTATGGAGACAGTGATCCAAATCCATCACGCTCAGTGAAGAGTGAAGCATATGATGTTCAAGAACTAGCTGACAAGTTGCAGATTGGTTCTAAGTTTTATGTGATTGGGATCTCAATGGGAGCATACCCTGTTTACAGTTGCTTAAAATACATACCTCATAG ATTGGCAGGAGCTTCTCTTGTAGTTCCCTTTGTTAACTACTGGTGGCCTTGTCTTCCTGCAAATTTATCAAATGATGCATTCAGTAGGTTGCTTGCACAAGACCAATGGTCATTCCGAGTTGCGCATTACACCCCTTTGTTGTTCTACTGGTGGATGTCCCAGAAATGGTTCCCTTCACTAAGCATTCTGGCTGGAAATATGGCGATTTTCAGCCAAAGTGATTTGGAGATCTTGAAGAAGTGGTCCGAAGCTCCAAGTGTCGGTCAG GAGAAGATTCAGCAGCAAGGTGTTTACGAGTCGCTGCATCGAGATATAATGGTCAGTTATGGAAAATGGGAATTTGATCCCATGGATCTAATTAATCCTTTTCCAAATAATGAGGGTTCGGTCCATATTTGGCAAGGTTATGAAGACAGAATCATTCCATTTCAAGTAAATCGTTATCTCTCCGAAAAGCTTCCATGGATTCATTATCATGAAGTTCCTGATGCTGGGCACCTTCTGATTTTTGAGAGCAAAAACTGCGAAGCGGTTTTACGGGAACTTGTGCAGAG GAGGAACCTGGTTTTAAACAGAAACCAAAAGTGGTTATATAGTCGACCAAGATGGTTTGATTGA
- the LOC107953271 gene encoding uncharacterized protein isoform X1, protein MVFSPFAAMIAPIAVAFTVGLLGWTYRALKPPPPKICGSPDGPPVTSPRIKLSDGRHLAYREAGVPREEAKYKIVVIHGFGSSKDLNLPASEELVEELRIYFLFFDRSGYGDSDPNPSRSVKSEAYDVQELADKLQIGSKFYVIGISMGAYPVYSCLKYIPHRLAGASLVVPFVNYWWPCLPANLSNDAFSRLLAQDQWSFRVAHYTPLLFYWWMSQKWFPSLSILAGNMAIFSQSDLEILKKWSEAPSVGQEKIQQQGVYESLHRDIMVSYGKWEFDPMDLINPFPNNEGSVHIWQGYEDRIIPFQVNRYLSEKLPWIHYHEVPDAGHLLIFESKNCEAVLRELVQRRRNLVLNRNQKWLYSRPRWFD, encoded by the exons ATGGTGTTTTCTCCCTTTGCAGCAATGATTGCCCCTATAGCGGTAGCTTTCACAGTGGGCCTCCTGGGATGGACTTATCGAGCATTAAAGCCGCCCCCTCCAAAGATATGTGGCTCACCCGATGGGCCTCCTGTCACTTCTCCCAGAATTAAGCTCAGTGATGGGAGGCATTTGGCTTACAGGGAAGCTGGAGTTCCCAGGGAAGAGGCTAAGTACAAAATAGTTGTCATTCATGGCTTTGGCAGCTCCAAAGATCTGAATTTACCTGCATCTGAA GAACTTGTAGAGGAACTCAGGATCTATTTCCTTTTCTTCGATAGATCAGGTTATGGAGACAGTGATCCAAATCCATCACGCTCAGTGAAGAGTGAAGCATATGATGTTCAAGAACTAGCTGACAAGTTGCAGATTGGTTCTAAGTTTTATGTGATTGGGATCTCAATGGGAGCATACCCTGTTTACAGTTGCTTAAAATACATACCTCATAG ATTGGCAGGAGCTTCTCTTGTAGTTCCCTTTGTTAACTACTGGTGGCCTTGTCTTCCTGCAAATTTATCAAATGATGCATTCAGTAGGTTGCTTGCACAAGACCAATGGTCATTCCGAGTTGCGCATTACACCCCTTTGTTGTTCTACTGGTGGATGTCCCAGAAATGGTTCCCTTCACTAAGCATTCTGGCTGGAAATATGGCGATTTTCAGCCAAAGTGATTTGGAGATCTTGAAGAAGTGGTCCGAAGCTCCAAGTGTCGGTCAG GAGAAGATTCAGCAGCAAGGTGTTTACGAGTCGCTGCATCGAGATATAATGGTCAGTTATGGAAAATGGGAATTTGATCCCATGGATCTAATTAATCCTTTTCCAAATAATGAGGGTTCGGTCCATATTTGGCAAGGTTATGAAGACAGAATCATTCCATTTCAAGTAAATCGTTATCTCTCCGAAAAGCTTCCATGGATTCATTATCATGAAGTTCCTGATGCTGGGCACCTTCTGATTTTTGAGAGCAAAAACTGCGAAGCGGTTTTACGGGAACTTGTGCAGAG AAGGAGGAACCTGGTTTTAAACAGAAACCAAAAGTGGTTATATAGTCGACCAAGATGGTTTGATTGA
- the LOC107953271 gene encoding uncharacterized protein isoform X5, translated as MIAPIAVAFTVGLLGWTYRALKPPPPKICGSPDGPPVTSPRIKLSDGRHLAYREAGVPREEAKYKIVVIHGFGSSKDLNLPASEELVEELRIYFLFFDRSGYGDSDPNPSRSVKSEAYDVQELADKLQIGSKFYVIGISMGAYPVYSCLKYIPHRLAGASLVVPFVNYWWPCLPANLSNDAFSRLLAQDQWSFRVAHYTPLLFYWWMSQKWFPSLSILAGNMAIFSQSDLEILKKWSEAPSVGQEKIQQQGVYESLHRDIMVSYGKWEFDPMDLINPFPNNEGSVHIWQGYEDRIIPFQVNRYLSEKLPWIHYHEVPDAGHLLIFESKNCEAVLRELVQR; from the exons ATGATTGCCCCTATAGCGGTAGCTTTCACAGTGGGCCTCCTGGGATGGACTTATCGAGCATTAAAGCCGCCCCCTCCAAAGATATGTGGCTCACCCGATGGGCCTCCTGTCACTTCTCCCAGAATTAAGCTCAGTGATGGGAGGCATTTGGCTTACAGGGAAGCTGGAGTTCCCAGGGAAGAGGCTAAGTACAAAATAGTTGTCATTCATGGCTTTGGCAGCTCCAAAGATCTGAATTTACCTGCATCTGAA GAACTTGTAGAGGAACTCAGGATCTATTTCCTTTTCTTCGATAGATCAGGTTATGGAGACAGTGATCCAAATCCATCACGCTCAGTGAAGAGTGAAGCATATGATGTTCAAGAACTAGCTGACAAGTTGCAGATTGGTTCTAAGTTTTATGTGATTGGGATCTCAATGGGAGCATACCCTGTTTACAGTTGCTTAAAATACATACCTCATAG ATTGGCAGGAGCTTCTCTTGTAGTTCCCTTTGTTAACTACTGGTGGCCTTGTCTTCCTGCAAATTTATCAAATGATGCATTCAGTAGGTTGCTTGCACAAGACCAATGGTCATTCCGAGTTGCGCATTACACCCCTTTGTTGTTCTACTGGTGGATGTCCCAGAAATGGTTCCCTTCACTAAGCATTCTGGCTGGAAATATGGCGATTTTCAGCCAAAGTGATTTGGAGATCTTGAAGAAGTGGTCCGAAGCTCCAAGTGTCGGTCAG GAGAAGATTCAGCAGCAAGGTGTTTACGAGTCGCTGCATCGAGATATAATGGTCAGTTATGGAAAATGGGAATTTGATCCCATGGATCTAATTAATCCTTTTCCAAATAATGAGGGTTCGGTCCATATTTGGCAAGGTTATGAAGACAGAATCATTCCATTTCAAGTAAATCGTTATCTCTCCGAAAAGCTTCCATGGATTCATTATCATGAAGTTCCTGATGCTGGGCACCTTCTGATTTTTGAGAGCAAAAACTGCGAAGCGGTTTTACGGGAACTTGTGCAGAGGTAA
- the LOC107953271 gene encoding uncharacterized protein isoform X3 yields MIAPIAVAFTVGLLGWTYRALKPPPPKICGSPDGPPVTSPRIKLSDGRHLAYREAGVPREEAKYKIVVIHGFGSSKDLNLPASEELVEELRIYFLFFDRSGYGDSDPNPSRSVKSEAYDVQELADKLQIGSKFYVIGISMGAYPVYSCLKYIPHRLAGASLVVPFVNYWWPCLPANLSNDAFSRLLAQDQWSFRVAHYTPLLFYWWMSQKWFPSLSILAGNMAIFSQSDLEILKKWSEAPSVGQEKIQQQGVYESLHRDIMVSYGKWEFDPMDLINPFPNNEGSVHIWQGYEDRIIPFQVNRYLSEKLPWIHYHEVPDAGHLLIFESKNCEAVLRELVQRRRNLVLNRNQKWLYSRPRWFD; encoded by the exons ATGATTGCCCCTATAGCGGTAGCTTTCACAGTGGGCCTCCTGGGATGGACTTATCGAGCATTAAAGCCGCCCCCTCCAAAGATATGTGGCTCACCCGATGGGCCTCCTGTCACTTCTCCCAGAATTAAGCTCAGTGATGGGAGGCATTTGGCTTACAGGGAAGCTGGAGTTCCCAGGGAAGAGGCTAAGTACAAAATAGTTGTCATTCATGGCTTTGGCAGCTCCAAAGATCTGAATTTACCTGCATCTGAA GAACTTGTAGAGGAACTCAGGATCTATTTCCTTTTCTTCGATAGATCAGGTTATGGAGACAGTGATCCAAATCCATCACGCTCAGTGAAGAGTGAAGCATATGATGTTCAAGAACTAGCTGACAAGTTGCAGATTGGTTCTAAGTTTTATGTGATTGGGATCTCAATGGGAGCATACCCTGTTTACAGTTGCTTAAAATACATACCTCATAG ATTGGCAGGAGCTTCTCTTGTAGTTCCCTTTGTTAACTACTGGTGGCCTTGTCTTCCTGCAAATTTATCAAATGATGCATTCAGTAGGTTGCTTGCACAAGACCAATGGTCATTCCGAGTTGCGCATTACACCCCTTTGTTGTTCTACTGGTGGATGTCCCAGAAATGGTTCCCTTCACTAAGCATTCTGGCTGGAAATATGGCGATTTTCAGCCAAAGTGATTTGGAGATCTTGAAGAAGTGGTCCGAAGCTCCAAGTGTCGGTCAG GAGAAGATTCAGCAGCAAGGTGTTTACGAGTCGCTGCATCGAGATATAATGGTCAGTTATGGAAAATGGGAATTTGATCCCATGGATCTAATTAATCCTTTTCCAAATAATGAGGGTTCGGTCCATATTTGGCAAGGTTATGAAGACAGAATCATTCCATTTCAAGTAAATCGTTATCTCTCCGAAAAGCTTCCATGGATTCATTATCATGAAGTTCCTGATGCTGGGCACCTTCTGATTTTTGAGAGCAAAAACTGCGAAGCGGTTTTACGGGAACTTGTGCAGAG AAGGAGGAACCTGGTTTTAAACAGAAACCAAAAGTGGTTATATAGTCGACCAAGATGGTTTGATTGA